The following proteins come from a genomic window of Heyndrickxia acidicola:
- a CDS encoding YlaN family protein, whose product MASETKVDHREKAYSLLKADADKILRLIKVQMDNLTMPQCPLYEEVLDTQMFGLSREIDFAVRLGLVDENHGKELLGSLERELSMLHEAYTKK is encoded by the coding sequence GTGGCGTCTGAAACAAAGGTTGATCACCGGGAAAAAGCCTATTCTTTATTGAAGGCGGACGCAGACAAGATTTTGCGCTTAATTAAGGTTCAAATGGATAACCTTACAATGCCTCAATGCCCTTTGTATGAGGAAGTATTGGATACGCAGATGTTTGGTTTATCACGTGAAATAGATTTTGCTGTCAGGCTCGGTTTGGTAGATGAGAATCACGGGAAAGAACTGCTTGGATCTTTAGAGAGAGAGCTTTCCATGCTTCATGAAGCTTATACAAAAAAATAA
- a CDS encoding PhoH family protein yields the protein MKKIYVLDTNVLLQDPYSIFSFEDNEVVIPAVVLEEVDSKKRYMDEIGRNARHVSKLIDGFRQSGKLHEKIPLENGGFLRIELNHRSFHQLQEIFVEKTNDNRILAVAKNLSLEEETKENGSPVILVSKDALVRVKADALGLQAEDFLNDRVVELDHIYTGLAELYIDSEKVNEFYEKGQLRLSDITTHFFYPNQFIIMKNSLGGSSSAIGIVEKTGCFVKKLVYNQESIWGVKPRNVQQTMAMELLLRDDIQLVTMIGKAGTGKTLLALAAGLMQAEDLLNYKKLLVARPIVPVGKDLGYLPGEKQEKLRPWVQPIYDNLEYLFNTKKPGEIDAILAGMASIEVEALTYIRGRSIPEQFIIIDEAQNLTKHEVKTILTRVGEKSKIILMGDPEQIDHPYLDEYNNGLTYVTEKFKEQAVAGHIKLLKGERSSLAQLAADLL from the coding sequence TTGAAAAAAATATATGTATTAGATACAAATGTCTTGCTACAGGATCCATACTCCATCTTTTCCTTTGAAGATAACGAAGTGGTTATCCCGGCGGTTGTGCTGGAGGAAGTAGATTCGAAAAAGCGTTATATGGATGAGATTGGCCGTAACGCAAGGCATGTATCCAAATTGATTGATGGATTTAGGCAATCAGGCAAGCTCCATGAAAAAATTCCGTTGGAAAACGGAGGATTCCTGCGCATTGAACTAAATCACCGCTCTTTTCATCAGCTTCAAGAAATATTTGTAGAAAAAACAAATGATAATAGGATTTTGGCAGTGGCAAAAAACCTATCCTTGGAAGAGGAAACAAAAGAGAATGGAAGTCCCGTCATTTTAGTCAGCAAGGATGCGTTAGTCAGAGTAAAGGCTGATGCGCTGGGTCTCCAGGCAGAGGACTTTCTGAATGACCGGGTGGTTGAATTAGACCATATTTATACAGGACTTGCTGAACTTTATATAGATAGTGAAAAAGTAAATGAATTTTATGAAAAAGGCCAGCTGCGGTTATCCGATATAACAACCCACTTTTTCTATCCCAATCAGTTTATCATCATGAAGAATTCGCTTGGCGGTTCATCCTCGGCAATCGGCATAGTGGAGAAAACAGGATGTTTTGTGAAAAAACTGGTGTACAACCAAGAATCAATATGGGGTGTTAAGCCAAGAAATGTTCAGCAGACGATGGCGATGGAACTGCTGCTGCGCGATGATATCCAACTGGTAACCATGATTGGAAAAGCGGGAACCGGAAAGACACTTCTTGCTCTTGCTGCCGGTCTGATGCAGGCAGAGGATTTATTGAACTATAAAAAGCTGTTGGTTGCCCGTCCGATAGTTCCGGTAGGAAAGGATCTCGGCTATCTTCCAGGTGAAAAACAAGAAAAGCTGAGGCCCTGGGTACAGCCTATTTATGATAACCTGGAATATCTTTTTAATACAAAGAAGCCTGGAGAAATTGATGCCATTTTGGCCGGTATGGCTTCCATAGAAGTGGAAGCATTGACATATATCCGCGGACGAAGCATTCCGGAACAATTTATTATTATTGACGAGGCTCAAAACCTTACCAAGCACGAAGTGAAAACCATTTTAACAAGGGTTGGGGAAAAAAGTAAAATTATCTTAATGGGTGACCCTGAACAAATTGATCATCCTTACCTGGATGAATATAATAATGGACTTACCTATGTAACGGAGAAATTTAAAGAGCAGGCGGTTGCCGGACATATAAAATTATTAAAGGGAGAGCGCTCTTCATTGGCTCAATTGGCAGCCGATCTTTTATAG
- a CDS encoding YlaI family protein, with protein sequence MKVQCILCDKIEVINQDSIIAKRLRNRPIHTYMCEECTNRVTEKAQERLAKRKNGDDSTSEEW encoded by the coding sequence ATGAAAGTACAGTGCATTTTATGCGATAAAATTGAAGTGATAAATCAAGATTCTATTATAGCGAAACGTTTGCGGAATAGACCGATTCATACGTATATGTGTGAGGAATGTACCAATCGTGTAACAGAAAAAGCCCAGGAACGATTGGCAAAACGGAAAAACGGAGATGACTCCACATCAGAAGAATGGTAA
- a CDS encoding YlaH-like family protein, translating into MPNQTVHDSLSFFAALYQVDQHPKLGMWLFYLTIVALSILVYKLGFAKKLPIFKSLVVYAFLLLGCTLLTFLGIFLPIGEGLVIAALILIIYKIRLHNQKKSEAQNS; encoded by the coding sequence TTGCCAAACCAAACTGTTCACGATTCGCTTTCCTTTTTTGCAGCTTTATATCAAGTGGATCAGCACCCAAAACTGGGGATGTGGCTTTTCTATTTAACAATTGTTGCTTTATCCATCTTAGTTTACAAGCTTGGATTTGCCAAAAAACTGCCCATCTTTAAGTCTCTCGTGGTCTATGCGTTCTTATTATTGGGATGCACGCTATTGACTTTTTTAGGAATTTTCCTTCCAATCGGGGAAGGCTTGGTTATAGCCGCTCTTATACTGATCATTTATAAAATTCGGCTCCATAACCAAAAAAAATCAGAAGCACAAAACAGCTAA
- the typA gene encoding translational GTPase TypA, producing the protein MNRREDLRNIAIIAHVDHGKTTLVDQLLKQSGTFRSNEHVAERAMDSNDLERERGITILAKNTAIQYKDTRINIMDTPGHADFGGEVERILKMVDGVLLVVDAYEGCMPQTRFVLKKALEQNLTPIVVVNKIDRDFARPEEVVDEVLELFIELDANEDQLEFPVIYASAVNGTASANSDQQDENMQVLFETIVEHIPAPVDTREEPLQFQVALLDYNDYVGRIGIGRVFRGTMKVGQQVALMKLDGTVKQFRVTKMFGFFGLRRQEIEEAYSGDLVAVSGMEDINVGETVTPIDHQEPLQPLRIDEPTLQMTFVVNNSPFAGREGKFITSRKIEERLRSQLQTDVSLRVDNTDSPDEWIVSGRGELHLSILIENMRREGFELQVSKPTVIIKNINGVKSEPVERVQIDIPEEYTGGVIESLGSRKGEMLDMINNGNGQVRLVFNVPARGLIGYTTEFLTLTRGYGILNHTFDSYQPMQPGRVGGRHNGVLVSMETGKTTMYGIMQVEDRGTIFVEPGTDIYEGMIVGENTRDNDITVNIVKVKHATNVRSATKDQTSVIKKPRIMSLEEALEYLNEDEYCEVTPESIRLRKKILNKNEREKAAKKLKSAEVN; encoded by the coding sequence TTGAATAGAAGAGAAGACTTAAGAAATATTGCCATTATTGCTCACGTTGACCATGGGAAAACAACACTGGTTGACCAATTGCTTAAACAATCAGGTACTTTTCGTTCCAATGAACACGTAGCTGAAAGAGCAATGGACTCAAATGACCTGGAACGTGAAAGAGGAATTACGATTCTTGCAAAAAATACGGCAATTCAATATAAAGATACACGTATTAATATAATGGATACACCGGGACACGCAGACTTTGGCGGTGAAGTAGAACGTATCCTTAAAATGGTTGATGGGGTACTTCTAGTGGTTGATGCATATGAGGGTTGTATGCCTCAAACTCGATTTGTATTGAAAAAGGCTCTAGAACAAAATTTAACGCCAATTGTCGTTGTCAATAAGATTGACCGTGATTTCGCTCGTCCTGAAGAGGTTGTAGATGAAGTACTTGAGCTCTTTATTGAGCTTGATGCAAATGAAGATCAATTGGAATTTCCAGTAATTTATGCATCTGCCGTTAATGGAACAGCAAGTGCTAATTCCGATCAGCAGGATGAAAATATGCAGGTACTATTTGAAACAATTGTTGAACACATCCCAGCTCCTGTAGATACAAGAGAAGAACCGCTTCAATTCCAGGTAGCATTGCTTGATTATAATGACTATGTTGGGAGAATTGGTATTGGCCGTGTGTTCCGTGGAACAATGAAGGTTGGGCAGCAGGTTGCGCTTATGAAGCTTGATGGCACAGTCAAACAATTCCGTGTTACCAAAATGTTTGGTTTCTTCGGTTTAAGGCGCCAGGAAATTGAAGAAGCTTACTCAGGTGATCTTGTTGCCGTTTCTGGAATGGAAGACATTAATGTAGGGGAAACTGTTACACCTATTGATCATCAGGAACCTCTTCAACCACTGCGAATCGATGAACCTACTTTACAAATGACATTCGTAGTAAATAACAGTCCTTTTGCAGGCAGGGAAGGTAAATTTATTACTTCCCGTAAAATTGAAGAAAGATTGCGTTCACAATTGCAAACGGATGTAAGTTTAAGAGTCGACAACACTGATTCTCCAGATGAATGGATTGTTTCAGGACGCGGAGAACTTCACTTATCGATTCTTATTGAAAATATGAGAAGAGAAGGCTTTGAACTTCAGGTATCTAAACCGACAGTTATCATTAAAAACATTAATGGTGTAAAATCTGAGCCGGTTGAACGTGTGCAAATTGATATTCCTGAAGAGTATACAGGCGGCGTCATTGAATCCTTAGGATCACGTAAAGGTGAAATGCTTGACATGATCAATAACGGAAATGGTCAAGTCCGTCTTGTATTTAATGTTCCAGCACGTGGATTAATTGGATACACTACTGAGTTCCTGACTTTAACAAGAGGTTACGGGATTCTGAACCATACATTTGACAGCTACCAGCCAATGCAACCAGGCCGGGTTGGCGGAAGACACAATGGAGTACTTGTTTCCATGGAAACAGGTAAGACTACTATGTATGGAATTATGCAAGTAGAAGACAGAGGAACAATTTTTGTTGAACCGGGTACAGATATCTATGAAGGTATGATTGTTGGTGAAAACACACGTGATAACGATATTACCGTTAACATCGTTAAGGTTAAACATGCAACCAACGTGCGTTCAGCAACAAAAGATCAAACCTCTGTGATTAAAAAGCCTAGGATTATGTCACTCGAAGAAGCTCTTGAGTATTTAAATGAAGATGAGTATTGTGAAGTAACACCTGAGTCTATTCGTCTTCGCAAGAAAATCTTGAATAAGAACGAAAGGGAAAAAGCAGCTAAAAAACTAAAATCAGCAGAAGTGAATTAA
- a CDS encoding YlaF family protein, whose translation MKEIKWIFVLFSVAAAADIIGIGIAIAEESIVGILGSIVLIILIMGFGFKTKKKYREEGRL comes from the coding sequence ATGAAAGAAATTAAGTGGATTTTCGTTCTTTTTTCCGTAGCAGCAGCAGCTGATATTATAGGAATTGGTATCGCAATAGCTGAAGAAAGCATTGTAGGCATTTTAGGCAGTATCGTACTTATAATTTTAATTATGGGATTCGGTTTCAAAACAAAGAAAAAATACAGGGAAGAAGGAAGGCTGTAA
- a CDS encoding inositol monophosphatase family protein, with amino-acid sequence MNWNEIDTYVKHWLEEAGNRITASFQNELNIETKSDRNDLVTNIDKETEQYFIKNIQSKFPDHHILGEEGYGEKLESMDGIVWIIDPIDGTVNFVHQQRNFVISIGIYQNGVGRLGYIYDVVQKELYSVEAGKGAFFNGTRLAPLEEPPLSDAIIGMNATWLLSNKLVPVENLHALVRDIRATRSYGSAALECIYVATGRTDAYLTMRLCPWDFAAGKIFIEELGGVVTDVFGNSLNMLEKSSVFACKPGLHKEILDNYLLRGISK; translated from the coding sequence ATGAATTGGAATGAAATCGATACATACGTTAAGCATTGGTTAGAAGAGGCCGGAAACCGAATTACTGCATCATTTCAGAATGAATTGAATATAGAGACGAAATCAGATCGTAATGATTTAGTGACGAATATTGATAAAGAAACAGAACAATATTTCATAAAAAATATTCAATCTAAATTTCCGGATCATCATATACTTGGAGAAGAAGGATATGGTGAGAAATTAGAGAGTATGGATGGGATTGTCTGGATTATTGATCCTATTGATGGAACGGTTAATTTTGTGCACCAGCAACGCAATTTTGTTATTTCTATTGGAATTTATCAAAATGGGGTTGGAAGGCTCGGCTACATTTATGATGTCGTTCAAAAAGAGTTATACTCTGTTGAAGCAGGCAAAGGTGCTTTTTTTAATGGAACAAGGCTTGCTCCACTAGAGGAACCGCCTCTCAGTGACGCCATTATTGGAATGAATGCAACCTGGCTGTTATCAAATAAATTGGTCCCAGTGGAGAACCTGCATGCTCTTGTGAGAGATATAAGGGCAACGAGATCCTATGGTTCAGCCGCATTGGAATGTATTTATGTGGCCACGGGAAGAACAGACGCCTATTTAACAATGCGACTTTGCCCATGGGATTTTGCGGCGGGTAAAATTTTTATTGAAGAGTTAGGCGGGGTGGTTACCGATGTTTTTGGTAATTCATTGAATATGCTGGAAAAAAGCTCTGTTTTTGCATGTAAGCCCGGACTTCATAAAGAAATTTTGGATAATTATCTCCTGAGGGGTATTTCAAAATAA
- a CDS encoding YktB family protein codes for MSFNGLTNEDFDVFTLNGLEERMEQIKQTIRPKLEFLGDTFAPALSSLTGIEMFHHVARHARRTINPPNDTWVAFASSKRGYKMLPHFQIGLWETHLFVWFAVIYEAPSKEEFGKKLENNISKILDSIPNHYMWSGDHMKPDAIRMSEMTHDDLLSLFRRLQTVKKAEILCGIQIPREQAVRLDGSELVDTINSAFVNLVPLYKLS; via the coding sequence ATGAGCTTTAATGGTTTAACAAATGAAGATTTTGATGTTTTCACATTGAATGGGCTTGAGGAACGCATGGAACAGATAAAACAAACCATTCGTCCTAAATTAGAATTTTTAGGGGATACATTTGCACCTGCTTTGAGCTCTTTAACCGGTATTGAAATGTTCCACCACGTTGCTAGACACGCCCGGCGTACGATTAACCCGCCCAATGATACTTGGGTAGCATTTGCCAGCAGCAAACGCGGCTACAAGATGCTTCCCCATTTTCAAATTGGACTCTGGGAAACTCACCTGTTTGTTTGGTTCGCCGTTATTTATGAAGCACCTTCCAAGGAAGAATTCGGAAAAAAGCTGGAAAATAATATTAGTAAAATACTGGATTCCATCCCAAATCATTATATGTGGTCAGGTGATCATATGAAACCTGATGCCATAAGGATGAGCGAAATGACTCATGATGATTTATTGTCGCTTTTCCGTCGTTTGCAGACCGTTAAAAAAGCAGAAATCCTTTGCGGCATCCAGATTCCCAGAGAGCAGGCAGTACGCTTAGATGGCAGTGAACTTGTTGATACAATTAATAGTGCGTTTGTAAATTTAGTACCCCTTTATAAATTGTCATAA
- a CDS encoding UPF0223 family protein, producing MEYQYPFSMDWTTEEVVDVIQFYEAVEKAYEKGIEREEFSTKYRRFKEIVPGKAEEKKYGNEFEKASGYSAYQVVKRMKETDSGSAIKKIKM from the coding sequence ATGGAATACCAATATCCATTTTCTATGGATTGGACTACGGAAGAAGTAGTGGATGTTATTCAATTTTATGAGGCAGTAGAGAAAGCGTATGAAAAAGGCATTGAAAGGGAAGAATTTTCAACAAAATACCGCCGCTTTAAAGAAATTGTCCCTGGCAAGGCGGAAGAAAAGAAATATGGCAATGAATTTGAAAAGGCAAGCGGATATTCCGCTTACCAGGTGGTAAAAAGAATGAAAGAAACTGACTCAGGCTCTGCAATAAAAAAGATAAAAATGTAA
- a CDS encoding NAD(P)H-dependent flavin oxidoreductase gives MKWKTRVTDCLNIKYPIIQGGLAYLAYSELAAAVSNAGGLGQITAMSLESPEALRQEIRKVKRLTDKPFGVNYAIGQHGRPFEDLLNVAIEEKVPVVSVTGGNPAPFFKQMEGSNAKKLVLVAAKRQAVKAEELGADAVMVVGHEGGGHLGKNDTGTMVLIPQVADAVRIPVIASGGIGDGRGFMAALSLGAEGIEMGTRFIATKECIHAGNAYKQALLNGSENDTIIIKRSLGAPARALHNSWTEKIVDIENRQGGYEELKDYISGKANKNYIYDDNVEGGFAWAGQVMGLIRDIPSVDELITRMIMQAEQIREKWSE, from the coding sequence ATGAAATGGAAAACACGTGTAACAGATTGTTTAAATATTAAATATCCCATAATTCAAGGCGGATTGGCCTATCTTGCGTATTCTGAACTTGCTGCCGCCGTTTCCAATGCTGGGGGACTTGGCCAAATTACTGCGATGTCGCTTGAATCACCGGAAGCTCTGCGACAAGAGATAAGGAAGGTGAAACGACTGACGGATAAGCCGTTTGGAGTTAACTATGCCATTGGTCAGCATGGGAGGCCTTTTGAAGACCTTCTAAATGTGGCAATTGAAGAAAAGGTGCCTGTAGTCTCTGTTACAGGTGGCAACCCTGCACCTTTTTTTAAACAAATGGAGGGAAGCAATGCAAAAAAATTGGTCCTTGTTGCCGCAAAACGGCAGGCTGTAAAAGCTGAAGAATTAGGGGCAGATGCTGTCATGGTTGTTGGACATGAAGGGGGAGGGCACCTTGGGAAAAATGACACGGGCACAATGGTTCTGATTCCTCAGGTTGCAGATGCAGTAAGGATTCCAGTGATTGCATCAGGAGGCATAGGAGACGGGAGAGGGTTCATGGCTGCACTTAGTTTGGGTGCGGAAGGTATTGAAATGGGGACACGTTTTATAGCGACGAAGGAATGTATTCATGCTGGAAATGCTTATAAGCAGGCTTTGCTGAATGGATCGGAAAATGATACGATTATTATTAAGCGTTCACTTGGAGCCCCTGCACGAGCCCTTCATAATAGTTGGACGGAGAAGATTGTGGACATCGAAAATCGCCAGGGTGGGTATGAAGAATTAAAAGATTACATAAGCGGGAAAGCTAATAAAAATTATATATATGATGATAATGTGGAGGGGGGATTTGCGTGGGCAGGCCAGGTGATGGGACTTATCCGTGATATCCCTTCCGTTGATGAATTAATTACCAGAATGATCATGCAGGCGGAACAGATTAGGGAGAAGTGGTCTGAATGA
- a CDS encoding aminotransferase class I/II-fold pyridoxal phosphate-dependent enzyme: MSQFETPLFTGLKKHAKKNPVQFHIPGHKKGSGMDPEFREFIGENALSIDLINIAPLDDLHQPKGMIMQAQALAAKAFGADYTFFSVQGTSGAIIAMVMSVCGPGDKIIVPRNVHKSVMSAIVFSGAIPVFIHPEVDPKLGISHGITTESVSKALEQNPDAKGVLVINPTYFGISADLKQIVEIAHSYHVPVLVDEAHGVHIHFHEELPVSAMQAGADMAATSVHKLGGSLTQSSILNVREGLVSPKHVQTILSMLTTTSTSYILLASLDAARKRLATEGHKLIEDTIQLAQSIRKRINKIDRLYCVGEEILGTKSTYDYDPTKLIISVKDLGITGYDAEKWLREAYNIEVELSDLYNLLCIVTPGDTEREADILVQALEELAKQFSNYAGTVDIEVLLPDIPSLALTPRDAFYAETEVVPIEKSVGRIIAEFVMVYPPGIPIFIPGEIITEDNLIYIQKNLEAGLPVQGPEDYELKTLRVIKEHKAIQ; encoded by the coding sequence TTGTCACAATTTGAAACTCCCCTGTTTACAGGACTTAAAAAGCACGCTAAAAAGAACCCTGTTCAGTTTCATATACCCGGTCATAAAAAAGGCTCAGGAATGGATCCTGAGTTCAGAGAATTTATTGGAGAGAATGCCCTATCAATTGATTTAATTAATATTGCACCATTGGATGATCTTCATCAGCCAAAAGGAATGATTATGCAGGCACAGGCATTGGCTGCTAAAGCATTTGGGGCTGATTATACTTTTTTCTCTGTTCAAGGTACAAGTGGAGCTATTATCGCTATGGTTATGTCAGTATGCGGACCAGGAGATAAAATTATAGTTCCTCGAAATGTTCATAAATCTGTCATGTCGGCAATTGTCTTTTCAGGAGCCATTCCTGTGTTTATACATCCTGAGGTTGATCCGAAGCTTGGAATATCACACGGAATTACCACAGAATCCGTTTCTAAAGCCTTGGAACAAAACCCTGATGCCAAAGGAGTACTTGTTATTAATCCAACCTATTTTGGTATCTCTGCAGACTTAAAACAGATTGTTGAAATTGCTCATTCTTATCATGTTCCTGTACTCGTAGATGAAGCACACGGCGTGCATATTCATTTTCACGAGGAGCTTCCTGTTTCAGCTATGCAAGCAGGTGCAGATATGGCAGCTACTAGTGTTCATAAGCTGGGTGGTTCCTTAACACAAAGCTCAATATTAAATGTTCGCGAGGGTCTTGTATCGCCAAAACATGTCCAAACCATTTTGAGCATGCTAACGACTACTTCCACCTCCTATATCCTTCTCGCATCATTAGACGCAGCCAGAAAACGGCTTGCTACAGAAGGACATAAATTGATAGAAGATACTATTCAACTGGCTCAGTCTATCCGCAAAAGAATTAATAAAATTGACCGCCTATACTGTGTCGGTGAAGAAATATTAGGAACAAAATCAACTTATGATTATGATCCAACCAAATTGATTATATCGGTTAAAGATCTTGGAATAACAGGATATGATGCTGAAAAATGGCTTCGGGAAGCTTATAATATTGAAGTAGAGCTTTCAGACCTGTATAACCTGTTGTGCATAGTTACACCTGGAGATACCGAAAGAGAAGCTGATATTCTTGTTCAAGCATTAGAAGAGCTGGCTAAGCAATTTTCCAACTATGCAGGAACGGTTGACATTGAAGTTCTGCTGCCTGACATCCCTTCGCTTGCATTAACCCCGCGAGATGCATTCTATGCAGAAACAGAAGTAGTTCCTATTGAGAAATCGGTTGGAAGAATTATTGCGGAGTTTGTCATGGTTTATCCTCCTGGCATCCCAATCTTTATTCCTGGTGAGATTATCACGGAAGATAATCTTATTTATATTCAAAAGAATTTAGAAGCAGGACTTCCTGTCCAGGGGCCTGAGGATTATGAATTAAAGACACTTCGGGTCATTAAGGAACATAAAGCAATTCAATAA
- a CDS encoding GapA-binding peptide SR1P, with translation MGIIVCQSCNTTIDHFEDEKVTILYSNCCTCTDTKEEE, from the coding sequence ATGGGGATTATTGTCTGCCAATCATGTAATACTACAATTGACCATTTTGAAGATGAGAAAGTAACCATACTATATTCTAACTGCTGTACTTGTACGGATACGAAAGAAGAGGAATAG
- the lpdA gene encoding dihydrolipoyl dehydrogenase, whose translation MVVGDFPIETDTIVIGAGPGGYVAAIRAAQLGQKVTIVEKENVGGVCLNVGCIPSKALISAAHKYETAKHSDDIGITAENVKVDFSKVQEWKASVVNKLTSGVDGLLKGNKVNIVKGEAYFVDANTLRVMDDKSAQTYTFKNAIIATGSRPIELPTFKYTKRVINSTGALALEEIPEKLVVIGGGYIGVELGTAYANFGTQVTILEGGKEILGTAYEKQMTSLVSRNLKKKGVDIVTNALAKGVEESDNGVVVKYEVKGEEKTVEADYVLVTVGRRPNTDELGLEQAGVELTERGLVKIDKQCRTNVSSIFAIGDIVEGPALAHKASYEGKIAAEAISGHPSEIDYLGIPAVVFSEPELASVGYTEAQAKEEGIEVVTAKFPFGANGRALALNSTDGFLKLVTRKEDGLVIGGQIAGANASDMIAELGLAVEAGMTAEDIAMTIHAHPTLGEITMEAAEVALGSPIHILK comes from the coding sequence ATGGTAGTAGGAGATTTTCCAATTGAAACAGATACTATAGTAATTGGAGCGGGACCAGGGGGATATGTTGCGGCGATCCGTGCTGCACAATTAGGACAAAAGGTAACAATTGTCGAAAAAGAAAATGTCGGCGGTGTTTGCTTAAATGTAGGATGTATTCCTTCAAAAGCATTAATATCAGCTGCTCATAAATACGAAACAGCAAAGCATTCCGACGATATCGGGATTACGGCTGAAAATGTAAAAGTTGACTTTTCAAAGGTACAAGAGTGGAAGGCAAGTGTCGTAAATAAATTAACAAGCGGTGTTGATGGTCTTTTGAAAGGAAATAAAGTCAACATTGTAAAAGGAGAAGCATATTTCGTTGATGCAAATACTCTCCGTGTTATGGACGATAAGTCAGCTCAAACCTATACATTCAAAAATGCTATCATTGCAACAGGATCACGACCAATCGAGCTTCCTACATTTAAATATACAAAGCGTGTAATTAATTCAACTGGGGCTCTTGCGCTTGAAGAAATTCCTGAGAAGCTTGTAGTCATTGGCGGCGGCTATATTGGCGTAGAACTTGGAACTGCCTATGCAAACTTTGGCACTCAAGTAACAATTCTTGAAGGCGGCAAAGAAATTTTGGGAACGGCTTACGAAAAGCAAATGACTTCACTTGTTTCCCGTAACCTTAAGAAAAAAGGCGTGGATATTGTAACAAATGCCTTAGCTAAAGGCGTAGAGGAAAGCGATAATGGAGTAGTTGTAAAATACGAAGTAAAAGGCGAAGAAAAAACAGTTGAAGCAGATTACGTTCTTGTCACAGTAGGACGCCGACCAAATACGGATGAACTCGGCCTTGAACAAGCTGGTGTTGAATTAACAGAACGTGGTCTTGTGAAAATTGATAAGCAGTGCCGTACGAATGTCTCCAGCATTTTTGCTATCGGTGATATTGTAGAAGGACCTGCATTAGCTCATAAAGCATCCTATGAAGGAAAAATTGCAGCTGAAGCTATTTCTGGCCATCCATCTGAAATTGATTATCTAGGAATTCCTGCTGTGGTCTTTTCTGAACCTGAACTGGCATCAGTTGGTTATACAGAAGCACAAGCAAAAGAAGAAGGAATTGAAGTAGTTACTGCTAAATTCCCATTCGGCGCAAATGGACGTGCCTTAGCTCTTAACAGTACAGACGGATTCCTTAAACTTGTTACAAGAAAAGAAGATGGTCTGGTTATTGGGGGGCAAATTGCTGGAGCAAACGCATCTGATATGATTGCAGAATTAGGCCTTGCTGTTGAAGCGGGTATGACCGCAGAGGATATTGCCATGACAATCCATGCTCATCCAACATTAGGCGAGATTACAATGGAAGCTGCTGAGGTAGCTCTAGGTTCACCTATTCACATTTTGAAATAA